The region cctgagatatatatgtcaatgcaaaAAACTTGCAGAGAAACTCATATGCCTCCAAACCAACGCCGTGCCCGTACGCACCAATGCCCGCACTGCCCGAACACATACCGAGAGCGCAAGTCTCTATTCGAGCACCACAGAGACGCCCACAAGCCCCCGGAGCCGGTCGAGCTGCGGTACTGCGTGGCGTGTGACACCACCTTTAAGAGTATCTTTAACTTCGAGGTCCACTTTCGTAATTTTCATTCAGGGATGCCTAGAAAGACGTAAGTAGGCGaactcacagacaagacatcctctggactgagcatagtaacgctactccctctgccacttatacggtagttttactccatcttcaagttaatcccgtgccgtgattggtccgtgtctttgaacggaccaatcacggcacgggattcgctcacctcgaccggcgtatttttggcagcatcggtttcatgaaataattgctctaaactccgtctagaggattcctagtctatgactcaAAACTACTATTTACAaccatttcatttcatattaatttcaacccgtccctcttttat is a window of Cydia amplana chromosome 21, ilCydAmpl1.1, whole genome shotgun sequence DNA encoding:
- the LOC134658168 gene encoding zinc finger protein 766-like, which gives rise to MPPNQRRARTHQCPHCPNTYRERKSLFEHHRDAHKPPEPVELRYCVACDTTFKSIFNFEVHFRNFHSGMPRKTFPCPQCGKVLSKKSHLKNHMSVLHAGRTNYHCHICGKNK